GCGGGTCGCCCACACGTAACGGTGTTCGGGGCGGCCCGCGTCCCCGTACTTGAGGGTGAGCCTGGCCCGTCCCGTGCGCTCCAGGAGCTTCAGATAGCGCTGGGCGGTCTGCCGGCTCACCCCCGTCCGGTCGGCGATCTCCTGGGCCGACAGCGGCCCCTCGGCGGTCATCAGGGATCTGCGGACGAGTTCCACCGTGGTGGGGGAATGTCCTTTGGGCAGCTCGGGCTCTCCGGGCGTGGACAGCGCGCCGAAGATGCGGTCGACCTCCGCCTGTTCCGCCTCGCCTCCGCCGTCCAGGGTGCGGCGCAGCTCGGCGTACGCCTCCAGCCTGGCCCTGAGACCCGCGAAGGCGAACGGCTTGACCAGGTACTGCAGCGCGCCGTGCCGCATCGCCGCCTGCACGGTCGTCACGTCCCGCGCCGCTGTCACCATGATCACGTCGGTCTGGTGGC
This portion of the Streptomyces canus genome encodes:
- a CDS encoding response regulator yields the protein MIEVLVVDDDTRVARVNAAYVEKVPGFHVAGEAHSAADALRQLEALPHVDLVLMDHYLPDETGLAVVQEMRRRGHQTDVIMVTAARDVTTVQAAMRHGALQYLVKPFAFAGLRARLEAYAELRRTLDGGGEAEQAEVDRIFGALSTPGEPELPKGHSPTTVELVRRSLMTAEGPLSAQEIADRTGVSRQTAQRYLKLLERTGRARLTLKYGDAGRPEHRYVWATRA